One Trueperaceae bacterium DNA segment encodes these proteins:
- a CDS encoding methionine adenosyltransferase has protein sequence MRGAAAKRSGQAAPCYPVRRHRRRRVGVDVEVHTVLRLVSAESVTEGHPDKLADRISDSVLDAILQQDPLARVAVETLLTRGLALVAGEVTTTADVDVQAIVRQAARDVGYTNADYGFDADHSAVLIALNEQAGDIRMGVDRAQEAASGDRYDTLGAGDQGLMFGYAIDETPALMPLPIQLAHRLTERLAEVRRDRTLPYLRPDGKAQVTLAYVDGVAVHLRHVVLSAQHDPDVDPALLRSDLVEHVLAPVVPAGLLTDETALLINPTGRFVEGGPAADAGLTGRKVIVDTYGGAAPHGGGAFSGKDPTKVDRSASYYARFIAKNVVAAGLARRCQVQLAYAIGMARPVGMYLDTFSTGALTDDELTELVKREFDARPGAIIEELGLRRPLYAATSAYGHFGRPGFPWESVARADRLKAAAGRE, from the coding sequence ATGCGTGGTGCCGCCGCCAAGCGGTCCGGGCAGGCGGCTCCCTGCTATCCTGTTCGCCGCCACCGACGCCGACGCGTGGGGGTGGACGTGGAGGTTCACACAGTGTTGCGCCTAGTTAGCGCCGAATCCGTCACGGAAGGGCACCCGGACAAGCTGGCGGACCGCATCAGCGACAGCGTCCTGGACGCCATCTTGCAGCAGGATCCGTTGGCGAGGGTGGCGGTGGAGACGCTGCTCACCCGCGGCCTCGCCCTGGTGGCCGGCGAGGTCACGACCACGGCCGACGTGGACGTGCAGGCCATCGTCCGCCAGGCGGCCCGCGACGTCGGTTACACGAACGCCGATTACGGCTTCGACGCCGACCACAGCGCCGTCCTCATCGCGCTCAACGAGCAGGCGGGCGACATCCGCATGGGCGTCGACCGGGCGCAGGAGGCGGCGAGCGGCGACCGCTACGACACGCTCGGCGCCGGCGACCAGGGGCTGATGTTCGGGTACGCCATCGACGAGACGCCCGCCCTGATGCCCCTACCCATCCAGCTCGCCCACCGCCTCACGGAGCGGCTGGCCGAGGTGCGGCGCGACCGGACGCTGCCCTACCTTCGCCCCGACGGCAAGGCGCAGGTCACGCTGGCGTACGTCGACGGCGTGGCGGTGCACCTGCGCCACGTCGTCTTGTCGGCGCAGCACGACCCCGACGTCGACCCCGCCCTCCTCCGCTCCGACCTGGTCGAGCACGTGCTCGCCCCGGTGGTGCCGGCGGGGTTGCTCACCGACGAGACCGCCCTGCTGATCAACCCGACCGGGCGGTTCGTGGAGGGTGGCCCCGCCGCGGACGCCGGCCTCACCGGCCGCAAGGTGATCGTCGACACGTACGGCGGCGCCGCGCCGCACGGCGGGGGCGCGTTCAGCGGCAAGGACCCGACGAAGGTCGACCGCTCCGCCAGCTATTACGCTCGCTTCATCGCCAAGAACGTCGTCGCCGCCGGCCTGGCGCGGCGCTGCCAGGTGCAGCTCGCTTACGCCATCGGCATGGCGAGGCCCGTGGGCATGTACCTCGACACGTTCTCTACGGGGGCGCTGACCGACGACGAGCTCACCGAGCTCGTCAAGCGCGAGTTCGACGCGCGGCCGGGCGCCATCATCGAGGAGCTCGGGCTGCGTCGGCCGCTCTACGCCGCCACCAGCGCCTACGGCCACTTCGGGCGGCCCGGCTTCCCGTGGGAGAGCGTCGCGCGCGCCGATAGGCTCAAGGCCGCGGCCGGCCGGGAGTAA
- a CDS encoding hydroxymethylbilane synthase, translating into MARIVLGNREGLLAIRHGRNVLELLTEEWPDLHLTLRTQAGTGGLDSDPLLEALRRGAVGIAAVQLDALAPTLPEDVRLAAVLRRADPRSGLAAKGRAGFAALPPRARVVVGSQRDAAFLSASHPDLTVQIEAASPDALLAQLSAGADAVIVSAAAAATLDLRSAVDVVLDETAFTPPPGQGALGLLVRADDDLAFETAYSLQHRPSYDRVRAERAFAAALPGRQVGAVAGVTEDGELTLLGAVAVGPTILQASLSGEAREAEVLARELAQDVAEQLAALT; encoded by the coding sequence ATGGCCAGGATAGTTCTGGGCAACCGCGAGGGACTGCTCGCGATCCGTCACGGTCGCAACGTGCTGGAGCTCCTCACCGAGGAGTGGCCGGACCTCCACCTCACGCTCCGCACCCAGGCCGGGACGGGCGGACTCGACTCGGACCCACTGCTGGAGGCCCTCAGGCGCGGCGCGGTCGGCATCGCCGCCGTCCAGCTCGACGCCCTGGCGCCCACCCTGCCCGAGGACGTGCGCCTCGCCGCCGTGCTGCGGCGCGCCGACCCGCGTTCGGGACTCGCCGCCAAGGGGCGCGCCGGCTTCGCCGCGCTGCCGCCCCGCGCCCGGGTGGTGGTCGGCTCGCAACGCGACGCCGCCTTCCTGAGCGCCTCGCACCCGGACCTCACCGTCCAGATCGAGGCGGCGTCGCCGGACGCCCTCCTCGCGCAGCTGAGCGCGGGCGCCGACGCGGTGATCGTGTCGGCGGCGGCCGCGGCCACGTTGGACCTGCGCAGCGCCGTCGACGTGGTGTTGGACGAGACCGCCTTCACGCCGCCGCCGGGCCAGGGCGCGCTGGGGCTGCTCGTGCGCGCCGACGACGACCTCGCCTTCGAGACCGCATACTCGCTGCAGCACCGTCCCAGCTACGACCGGGTCCGGGCCGAACGAGCGTTCGCGGCGGCGCTGCCCGGGCGGCAGGTTGGCGCCGTCGCCGGGGTCACGGAGGACGGCGAGCTCACCCTGCTGGGCGCCGTGGCCGTCGGTCCCACCATCTTGCAGGCGAGCCTGAGCGGCGAGGCGCGCGAGGCAGAGGTGTTGGCCCGCGAGCTGGCACAAGACGTGGCCGAGCAGCTCGCCGCCCTCACCTGA
- a CDS encoding elongation factor G: protein MSQIRNVAVLSHSGAGKTSLVEAMLYRAGAISTLGRVEDGTTASDFTPEEKRRKISIYSTVHPLTWKGEEFNLIDTPGYADFVAEIRGAQAAADAALIVVSAVSGVAVGTERVWTSSFERELSTMFVINKLDRENADFFRTMADIEATLPGNIAAIQLPIGQAEEFRGIVDLLTMRAYEFSTGEPEEVPIPDEVAGLAAEYRDRLVEAIVETDDELMLQYLEEATIDQDALLGAFYAAVRRNELTPVLLTSAAKVMGISLLLDFLTRGVRHVADHGPLPVESGEPPTLGEGQPFSARVFKTVVDPYLGKVSMFRVLSGLLKAGDPLRDASRGADLRTAHLYVPKGKDLSEVRELAAGMIGALTKADEVRTGDTLTSPGAEFVLAPIRLPSPVMALALFPKARPDEDKLGDSLSKLLDADPTLVLERDPNTKETVLWGMGHVHLEIAVAALKDRFGVEVDARTPAVAYRETIQGTGDARYRHKKQSGGAGQFAEVALTVEPLPRGSGFEFEWKVVGGTIPTQFQTSCEKGARAGMEAGVLGGFPLQDVKVTVYDGKDHPVDSKDIAFQFATTQAMREALAQARPILLEPLTLLKVRVPDRFTGDVISDLNTRRGRILGMDSEGSVSVVSAHVPLSEIQSYSADLRSMTGGRGAYSLKVDRYEAVPTQVVDRVLADAKQAAS, encoded by the coding sequence ATGTCCCAGATCCGTAACGTGGCCGTCCTGTCGCATAGCGGCGCGGGCAAGACGTCGCTGGTGGAGGCCATGCTCTACCGCGCCGGCGCCATCTCGACCCTGGGGAGGGTCGAGGACGGCACCACCGCCTCCGACTTCACGCCGGAGGAGAAGCGCCGCAAGATCTCCATCTACTCGACCGTGCACCCCCTCACCTGGAAAGGCGAGGAGTTCAACCTGATCGACACGCCCGGTTACGCCGACTTCGTGGCCGAGATCCGCGGGGCGCAGGCCGCCGCGGACGCCGCGCTCATCGTGGTGTCCGCCGTGTCGGGGGTGGCGGTGGGCACGGAGCGCGTGTGGACCTCGAGCTTCGAGCGCGAGCTGTCGACGATGTTCGTGATCAACAAGCTCGACCGGGAGAACGCCGACTTCTTCCGCACCATGGCCGACATCGAGGCCACCCTGCCGGGCAACATCGCCGCCATCCAGCTCCCCATCGGCCAGGCCGAGGAGTTCAGGGGCATCGTCGACCTCCTCACCATGCGCGCGTACGAGTTCTCCACGGGCGAACCCGAGGAGGTGCCCATCCCCGACGAGGTCGCCGGGTTGGCCGCCGAGTACCGCGACCGTCTGGTCGAGGCCATCGTCGAGACGGACGACGAGCTGATGCTGCAGTACCTCGAGGAGGCGACCATCGACCAGGATGCCCTCCTGGGCGCCTTCTACGCCGCCGTGCGCCGCAACGAGCTCACGCCCGTGCTCCTCACGTCTGCCGCCAAGGTGATGGGCATCAGCCTCCTGCTCGACTTCCTCACCAGGGGCGTGCGGCACGTCGCGGATCACGGGCCGCTGCCCGTCGAGTCGGGCGAACCGCCCACCCTGGGCGAGGGGCAACCGTTCAGCGCCCGCGTCTTCAAGACGGTCGTCGACCCGTACCTCGGCAAGGTCTCCATGTTCAGGGTGCTGTCGGGCCTGCTCAAGGCCGGCGACCCCCTGCGGGACGCGTCGCGCGGCGCGGACCTGCGCACCGCCCACCTCTACGTCCCGAAGGGCAAGGACCTCAGCGAGGTGCGGGAGCTGGCGGCGGGGATGATCGGGGCGCTCACGAAGGCCGACGAGGTGCGCACCGGCGACACCCTCACCTCCCCCGGCGCCGAGTTCGTCCTGGCGCCCATCCGCCTACCGTCGCCCGTCATGGCGCTTGCCCTCTTCCCGAAGGCGCGGCCCGACGAGGACAAGCTGGGCGACTCGCTCTCGAAGCTGCTCGACGCCGATCCGACGCTGGTCCTGGAGCGCGACCCGAACACGAAGGAGACCGTCCTGTGGGGGATGGGTCACGTGCACCTCGAGATCGCCGTGGCGGCGTTGAAGGACCGCTTCGGGGTGGAGGTCGACGCCAGGACCCCCGCCGTCGCCTACCGCGAGACCATCCAAGGCACCGGCGACGCGCGCTACCGTCACAAGAAGCAGTCGGGTGGGGCGGGGCAGTTCGCGGAGGTGGCCCTCACGGTCGAGCCGCTGCCGCGCGGCTCCGGCTTCGAGTTCGAGTGGAAGGTCGTTGGCGGCACCATCCCCACGCAGTTCCAGACGAGCTGCGAGAAGGGGGCGCGGGCCGGCATGGAGGCGGGCGTGCTGGGCGGGTTCCCGCTCCAGGACGTGAAGGTCACCGTGTACGACGGCAAGGATCACCCCGTCGACTCGAAGGACATCGCCTTCCAGTTCGCGACCACGCAGGCCATGCGCGAGGCGCTGGCGCAGGCGAGGCCGATACTGCTCGAGCCGCTCACGCTCCTCAAGGTCCGCGTGCCCGACCGCTTCACGGGCGACGTGATCTCCGACCTGAACACGCGGCGCGGCCGCATCCTCGGCATGGACAGCGAGGGCTCCGTCAGCGTCGTGAGCGCTCACGTGCCGCTCTCGGAGATCCAGTCGTACTCGGCGGATCTGCGCAGCATGACGGGCGGTCGCGGCGCGTACTCGCTGAAGGTGGACCGTTACGAGGCGGTCCCGACGCAGGTCGTCGACCGCGTCCTCGCCGACGCCAAGCAAGCAGCGTCCTGA
- a CDS encoding serine hydroxymethyltransferase: protein MANSAHPERDERIFELIDQEFDRQAGGLELIASENFVSRQVMEAVGSVLTNKYAEGYPGKRYYGGCEVVDLVEQLAIDRAKALFGAGWANVQPHSGSNANFAAYYSLLEHGAKVLGMDLAHGGHLTHGSPVNFSGRSYEVVGYPVDRESETIDYAAVRRLALEHRPKMIIAGASAYSRFIDFAAFRAVADEVGAYLLADVAHIAGPIAAGLHPHPLPHAHVVTSTTHKTLRGPRGGLIFGNDEEIGKKIDRTIFPGIQGGPLEHVIAGKAVAFHEALAPAFRDYQATILANAKELAARLAERGYRIVSGGTDNHLFVIDLQGKGMTGNTASRRLDKAGITVSKSMVPFDPEKPWVTSGIRIGTPAITTRGFTPAEMPLVADLIDRGLRGDDAEAVAAAVRELALAHPMPS from the coding sequence ATGGCGAACAGCGCGCATCCCGAACGCGACGAGCGTATCTTCGAGCTCATCGACCAGGAGTTCGACCGCCAGGCCGGCGGCCTCGAACTGATCGCCTCGGAGAACTTCGTCTCGAGGCAGGTCATGGAGGCCGTCGGTTCGGTCCTCACCAACAAGTACGCCGAGGGGTACCCGGGCAAGCGCTACTACGGCGGCTGCGAGGTCGTCGACCTGGTGGAGCAGCTCGCCATCGACCGCGCCAAGGCGCTCTTCGGCGCCGGTTGGGCGAACGTGCAGCCGCACTCCGGCTCGAACGCCAACTTCGCCGCCTACTACTCGCTGCTCGAGCACGGCGCGAAGGTCCTCGGCATGGACCTGGCGCACGGCGGTCACCTGACGCACGGCTCGCCCGTCAACTTCTCCGGTCGCTCCTACGAGGTCGTCGGCTACCCGGTCGACCGCGAGAGCGAGACCATCGACTACGCCGCGGTGCGGCGCCTGGCGCTCGAGCACCGCCCGAAGATGATCATCGCCGGCGCCAGCGCCTACAGCCGCTTCATCGACTTCGCGGCGTTCAGGGCCGTCGCCGACGAGGTGGGGGCGTACCTCCTGGCGGACGTCGCCCACATCGCCGGTCCCATCGCGGCCGGGCTGCACCCGCACCCGCTACCGCACGCGCACGTGGTGACGAGCACCACGCACAAGACGTTGCGGGGCCCACGCGGCGGCCTCATCTTCGGCAACGACGAGGAGATCGGCAAGAAGATCGACCGCACCATCTTCCCCGGCATCCAGGGCGGTCCGCTGGAGCACGTCATCGCCGGCAAGGCGGTGGCGTTCCACGAGGCCCTCGCTCCCGCCTTCCGCGACTACCAGGCAACCATCCTGGCCAACGCCAAGGAGCTGGCGGCGCGGCTCGCCGAGCGCGGTTACCGCATCGTGTCGGGAGGCACGGACAACCACCTCTTCGTCATCGACCTGCAGGGCAAGGGCATGACGGGCAACACGGCCAGCCGGCGGCTGGACAAAGCCGGCATCACCGTCAGCAAGAGCATGGTGCCCTTCGACCCGGAGAAGCCGTGGGTCACCTCCGGCATCCGCATCGGCACCCCCGCCATCACCACGCGCGGGTTCACCCCGGCCGAGATGCCCCTCGTCGCCGACCTCATCGACCGAGGCCTGCGGGGCGACGACGCGGAGGCGGTGGCGGCCGCCGTGCGAGAGCTGGCCCTGGCGCACCCCATGCCGAGCTGA
- a CDS encoding HAMP domain-containing protein: MNYVVSVLEPLPADLPAAAAEVAKGLPISPDNVLKLLSKAPGPVTRPVPERDARRVQEVMQGAGLVVEVREGTLDGPVVDLVANERARLTAAGLEAATAQASTPEGASEAGPDGPADEPAPGEAGRAADEQQGDPTDGAGDAGVYGTHERVRATGEERREAPQAGQATTQPPRDPTRTTLVRNPPRLERSGLRRRIASAVTLPALLTLVVTLLAVVLAVLPVLRQEEQRRVSSVVDAVAATVEGLSGGLPLSAPILRLELDAVQARGAAGGWGVDHLLLVDADQSPLVAWYRGRAGLEAFPEDVRDAALARARAALAGPVEEPAAAGDWLGGLRVTAGELLALVGLGTVDPTVAGAQIHRLGAVGGAVVAGAVPSAARLVGAGLLTALLVGLVPVLFGLLATLSLTRGLRESIGYLLVATDRISHGDLDAPVELARDDELGQIAGAVERMRISLRESMERLRQRR; this comes from the coding sequence GTGAACTACGTCGTCTCCGTGTTGGAGCCCCTACCGGCCGACCTGCCGGCTGCAGCGGCCGAGGTGGCCAAGGGGCTGCCGATCTCGCCCGACAACGTGCTCAAGCTCCTCAGTAAGGCGCCGGGGCCGGTGACGCGCCCCGTGCCGGAGCGCGACGCGCGCCGCGTCCAGGAGGTCATGCAGGGGGCCGGCCTGGTGGTCGAGGTGCGCGAGGGGACCCTGGACGGCCCCGTCGTCGACCTGGTGGCCAACGAGCGGGCGAGGCTGACGGCGGCGGGGCTCGAGGCCGCCACCGCTCAGGCGTCGACGCCCGAGGGGGCCTCCGAGGCGGGTCCGGACGGCCCGGCGGACGAGCCGGCGCCCGGCGAAGCGGGACGCGCGGCGGACGAGCAGCAAGGCGACCCCACGGACGGGGCCGGCGACGCCGGTGTCTACGGCACGCATGAGCGGGTCCGCGCCACCGGCGAGGAGCGGCGCGAGGCGCCGCAGGCCGGGCAGGCCACCACGCAGCCCCCGCGCGACCCGACCCGCACGACGCTGGTGCGCAACCCGCCCCGGCTCGAGCGGAGCGGGTTGCGGCGGCGCATCGCCAGCGCCGTCACGCTCCCGGCGCTACTCACGCTGGTGGTCACCCTGCTCGCGGTGGTGCTCGCGGTGCTGCCGGTCCTGCGGCAGGAGGAGCAGCGCCGCGTGAGCAGCGTCGTCGACGCGGTGGCCGCCACGGTGGAGGGCCTGTCCGGCGGGCTCCCGCTATCGGCTCCCATCCTCAGGCTCGAGCTCGACGCGGTGCAGGCGCGCGGCGCGGCGGGCGGCTGGGGGGTCGATCACCTTCTGCTCGTCGACGCCGATCAGTCGCCGCTCGTGGCGTGGTACCGCGGCCGCGCCGGTCTGGAGGCGTTCCCGGAGGACGTGCGCGACGCCGCCCTGGCGCGGGCGCGCGCGGCGCTGGCCGGCCCGGTCGAGGAGCCGGCGGCCGCCGGCGACTGGCTGGGCGGCCTGAGGGTCACGGCCGGGGAGCTGCTGGCGTTGGTGGGGTTGGGCACCGTCGACCCGACGGTGGCCGGGGCGCAGATCCACCGCCTGGGAGCCGTCGGGGGGGCCGTGGTGGCCGGGGCCGTGCCGAGCGCCGCCCGTCTGGTCGGTGCGGGCCTGCTCACCGCCCTGCTCGTCGGGCTCGTGCCCGTGCTGTTCGGGCTGCTGGCTACCCTGTCGCTGACGCGCGGCCTCCGGGAGTCCATCGGTTACCTGTTGGTCGCCACGGACCGGATCAGTCACGGTGACCTAGACGCACCGGTCGAGCTTGCGCGCGACGACGAGCTGGGCCAGATAGCCGGCGCGGTCGAGCGCATGCGCATCAGCCTTCGCGAGAGCATGGAGCGACTGCGCCAACGCCGCTGA
- a CDS encoding DUF4388 domain-containing protein, with protein sequence MTTLNGRLGEGVVANVLQYLQLSQGTGCLSLAHPARRHGQIYLEDGKVVFVEARPLYDLAALTALLEWREGRFSFRPGVVAPRRSMSRNVDTLLLEATHLADAGAVRAEPGLAADTVLRVVQRRGADETVMLSLGALHLWRSMDGTSSLRDLAAGSGAPLADLTAAAQELLDHGLVEFAALKVADPRFARELTREAVDLLGPVGSIVVEDALIELGVSQDALPLALVDEFVSEVTRAFPNGDRRLEFARRADQLRTIFALSPLERGREP encoded by the coding sequence GTGACGACGCTGAACGGTCGCTTGGGTGAGGGGGTGGTGGCCAACGTGCTGCAGTACCTGCAACTGAGCCAGGGCACCGGCTGCCTGTCCCTGGCTCACCCGGCGCGGCGTCACGGCCAGATCTACCTCGAGGACGGCAAGGTCGTCTTCGTCGAGGCGCGCCCGCTCTACGACCTCGCGGCGCTCACCGCGCTGCTGGAATGGCGTGAGGGCCGCTTCTCGTTCCGCCCCGGGGTGGTCGCGCCGCGCCGCAGCATGAGCCGCAACGTCGACACGCTGCTGCTCGAGGCCACCCACCTCGCCGACGCCGGAGCGGTGCGGGCGGAGCCGGGCCTGGCGGCCGACACCGTCTTGCGCGTGGTGCAGCGTCGCGGCGCCGACGAGACGGTCATGCTGTCGCTCGGCGCGCTGCATCTCTGGCGCAGCATGGACGGCACGAGCAGCTTGCGCGACCTGGCGGCGGGCAGCGGCGCGCCACTCGCCGACCTCACGGCGGCGGCCCAGGAACTCCTCGATCACGGCCTCGTCGAGTTCGCCGCCCTCAAGGTGGCCGACCCGCGCTTCGCGCGCGAGTTGACGCGCGAGGCGGTCGACCTGCTCGGGCCCGTGGGCAGCATCGTGGTGGAGGACGCCCTCATCGAGCTGGGCGTCAGTCAGGACGCGCTGCCCCTCGCGCTGGTGGACGAGTTCGTCTCGGAGGTGACGCGGGCGTTCCCCAACGGCGACCGGCGCCTCGAGTTCGCGCGGCGCGCCGATCAGTTGCGAACGATCTTCGCCTTGAGCCCGCTCGAGCGGGGGAGGGAACCGTGA
- a CDS encoding isocitrate/isopropylmalate dehydrogenase family protein, with protein MHTICLIPGDGIGREVIPAARRLLAATGLPLDFTEAEAGWATFQARGTSVPEATLSAVRAADATLAGAFTSPSKRVEGHQGAIRYMRRTLDLFSNLRPARSRPVPGSLPGIDMLMVRENTEGLYVEKERRYGDVAIADAVVTRRASQRIARVAFEQAMRRRKRLAVVHKANVLPLTSGLFLETVMEVGKEYPEVEAYDIIVDAAAMKLVRAPESFDVLVSTNLFGDILSDLMAGLTGGLGIAPSANVGEEYAIFEPVHGSAPDIAGKGVANPTATFLTAAMLLDHLGERDAASRVEAAVDAALAGGELTPDLGGTASTESFTDAVIARLA; from the coding sequence ATGCACACCATCTGCTTGATCCCAGGCGACGGAATCGGACGGGAGGTCATCCCGGCGGCGCGCCGCCTGTTGGCGGCCACCGGCCTACCGCTCGACTTCACCGAGGCCGAGGCCGGTTGGGCCACCTTCCAGGCCCGCGGCACGAGCGTGCCGGAGGCCACCTTGAGCGCGGTTCGCGCCGCCGACGCCACGCTGGCCGGCGCCTTCACGAGCCCCTCCAAGCGCGTCGAGGGCCACCAGGGCGCCATCCGCTACATGCGGCGCACCCTCGACCTCTTCTCCAACCTGCGCCCCGCGCGCTCCCGGCCGGTGCCGGGGTCCCTGCCAGGCATCGACATGCTGATGGTGCGCGAGAACACCGAGGGGCTCTACGTCGAGAAGGAGCGCAGGTACGGCGACGTGGCCATCGCCGACGCCGTCGTCACCCGCCGCGCCTCCCAGCGCATCGCGCGCGTGGCGTTCGAGCAGGCCATGCGGCGGCGCAAGCGCCTCGCCGTGGTGCACAAGGCCAACGTCCTGCCCCTCACCTCCGGCCTGTTCCTGGAGACGGTCATGGAGGTCGGCAAGGAGTACCCGGAAGTCGAGGCGTACGACATCATCGTCGACGCCGCCGCCATGAAGCTCGTGAGGGCGCCCGAGTCTTTCGACGTGCTCGTCTCCACCAACCTCTTCGGCGACATCCTGTCGGACCTCATGGCCGGCCTCACCGGCGGCCTCGGGATCGCGCCGAGCGCCAACGTGGGCGAGGAGTACGCCATCTTCGAGCCCGTGCACGGCAGCGCGCCCGACATCGCCGGCAAGGGGGTGGCGAACCCCACCGCCACGTTCCTGACCGCCGCCATGCTCCTCGACCACCTCGGGGAGCGCGACGCCGCCTCCCGCGTCGAGGCCGCCGTCGACGCCGCGCTCGCCGGTGGCGAGCTGACGCCCGACCTGGGGGGAACGGCCAGCACCGAGTCGTTCACGGACGCC